A part of Miscanthus floridulus cultivar M001 chromosome 6, ASM1932011v1, whole genome shotgun sequence genomic DNA contains:
- the LOC136457837 gene encoding zinc finger protein STAMENLESS 1-like, producing MAGPEGSPLDLNNLPEEYGKQAVESSTTTATSSADAVTRIKKKSRGGKDAAAKVYECRFCSLKFGKSQALGGHMNRHRQERETETLSRARQLVFGNESLAAIGAQMSFRDVSMAGAATPTVLGGNFRGGASATGGSSIGDPCLPFRLSPQPSYHYLYTAPPSTLHPMSYPATYPGPPRQPAVGDYVIGHAVSASGSDALMQSTHRGSFSCFGAPLTALPAAAAAAAAAVAAGATNVQAADKVNCNCSFGCGGHSRNNNVNAST from the exons AT GGCTGGACCTGAAGGGAGCCCATTGGACCTGAACAACTTGCCGGAGGAGTACGGCAAGCAAGCGGTAGAGAGCTCCACGACCACCGCCACATCAAGCGCCGATGCAGTTACTA GGATAAAGAAGAAGAGCCGTGGAGGGAAGGATGCTGCTGCAAAGGTGTATGAGTGCCGGTTTTGCTCCCTCAAGTTCGGCAAGTCTCAAGCGCTTGGCGGCCATATGAACCGCCATCGACAAG AGAGGGAGACTGAAACCCTCAGCCGTGCCCGGCAACTCGTCTTCGGCAACGAGAGCCTCGCCGCCATCGGCGCGCAGATGAG TTTCCGGGATGTGAGTATGGCTGGCGCTGCCACACCGACCGTACTGGGAGGAAACTTCCGGGGAGGCGCCAGCGCCACCGGTGGCAGCAGCATCGGCGACCCGTGCCTCCCGTTCCGGCTGTCGCCGCAGCCTTCGTACCATTACCTCTACACGGCGCCACCATCCACACTGCACCCGATGAGCTACCCGGCGACGTACCCGGGCCCACCGCGCCAGCCTGCGGTCGGCGACTACGTCATCGGCCACGCAGTCTCCGCCAGCGGCAGCGACGCCCTGATGCAGTCGACACACCGCGGCAGCTTCTCTTGCTTCGGAGCTCCACTCACCGCTCTGccggctgctgcggcggcggcggcggcggcggtggcggctggtGCTACGAACGTGCAGGCGGCCGACAAAGTTAACTGCAACTGCAGCTTCGGCTGCGGCGGCCACAGCAGAAATAATAACGTGAATGCCTCCACTTGA
- the LOC136457838 gene encoding transcription factor MYB2-like yields the protein MSQRKGTMAAAVTSSKHHEDQEMMMELRRGPWTLEEDNLLMNYIACHGEGRWNLLARCSGLKRTGKSCRLRWLNYLKPDIKRGNLTPEEQLLILELHSKWGNRWSRIAQHLPGRTDNEIKNYWRTRVQKQARQLRVDANSAVFRDAVRCYWMPRLLEKMAATSSAHHHHGELPPPPPLHPSHVACMASSSSPIHGGSHEQDPTTHEPAAGSGSHGGHYYQRYPVDPSPSTSTTSGSTSAAALPPVPCFSELSWVDQYGYGPYSYTTDLDGAGVSFDDAAALESLGLDGLELGPADSDVYSDTTLLDYLNSTCAGGTMMTMMGGGGSVDHNSCGGAMGGGGDADYGRPSSSWRTDELVVQASARRLGDHQHQWGGGI from the exons ATGTCTCAGAGGAAAGGGACCATGGCTGCTGCAGTGACGAGCAGCAAGCACCATGAGGATCAGGAGATGATGATGGAGCTCAGGAGAGGCCCCTGGACGCTTGAGGAAGACAACCTCCTCATGAACTACATTGCTTGCCACGGCGAGGGCCGCTGGAATCTCCTCGCCCGCTGCTCCG GGTTGAAGAGGACCGGCAAGAGCTGCCGGCTCAGGTGGCTCAACTACCTCAAGCCGGACATCAAGCGCGGCAATCTCACGCCGGAGGAGCAGCTCCTCATCCTTGAGCTCCATTCCAAGTGGGGAAACAGGTGGTCGAGGATCGCGCAGCACCTGCCAGGGCGGACGGACAACGAGATCAAGAACTACTGGCGGACGCGGGTGCAGAAGCAGGCGCGGCAGCTCCGGGTGGACGCCAACAGCGCCGTCTTCCGCGACGCCGTCCGCTGCTACTGGATGCCGCGCCTGCTGGAGAAGATGGCCGCCACGTCGTCCGCGCACCACCACCACGgcgagctgccgccgccgccgccgctgcacccCTCGCACGTAGCCTGCATGGCCTCGTCTTCCTCGCCGATCCACGGCGGCAGCCATGAGCAGGACCCGACGACCCACGAGCCGGCGGCAGGTAGCGGCAGCCACGGCGGCCACTACTACCAGCGGTACCCGGTCGACCCGAGCCCGAGCACGTCGACGACGTCCGGGTCAACCTCGGCCGCCGCGCTCCCGCCGGTGCCCTGCTTCTCCGAACTGAGCTGGGTCGACCAGTACGGCTACGGCCCTTACAGTTACACCACCGACCTCGACGGCGCCGGCGTGTCGTTCGACGACGCGGCCGCGCTGGAGAGCCTCGGCCTGGACGGGCTGGAACTCGGGCCGGCCGACAGCGACGTGTACTCGGACACGACGCTGCTGGACTACCTCAACTCAACGTGCGCCGGCGGCACCATGATGACGAtgatgggcggcggcggcagtgtcgACCACAACAGCTGCGGCGGCGCCATGGGCGGTGGCGGCGACGCCGACTACGGGCGCCCGTCATCGTCGTGGCGGACGGACGAGCTCGTCGTCCAGGCGTCGGCGAGGAGGCTCGGTGATCATCAACATCAATGGGGAGGAGGAATCTAG